One Terriglobia bacterium genomic region harbors:
- a CDS encoding HAD family hydrolase: protein MTNLISLVVSDVDGTLITSNHEITPRTKRVVLGLKEHGIGFTIASSRPPRGLEMLLKALEIVLPFAPFNGAQVATPEGRVLEKQVIPVALINQVWVIAKEFDLNLWAYREWEWFARRRDEYVEREEHTVGFAARIVEGIEEGFEDCPKLTVVGKPEIVALCAQRIRQKLGTELAATQSQPRFVDITVKSANKGSVITSLSRILQIPADRIAAIGDGPNDVEMFARAGLSIAMGNGSEAVKKAARYVTTSNAEEGFADGIEKHILGGAMAAGR from the coding sequence ATGACGAACCTGATCAGTTTGGTGGTTTCTGATGTCGATGGAACCCTGATTACATCCAACCATGAGATCACGCCCCGGACAAAGCGGGTTGTGCTTGGGCTGAAGGAGCATGGCATCGGTTTTACAATTGCGAGTTCTCGTCCTCCGCGCGGCCTCGAGATGCTCCTCAAAGCGCTCGAGATCGTGCTCCCCTTCGCTCCATTCAATGGTGCCCAGGTGGCCACGCCAGAGGGGAGAGTGCTCGAAAAGCAGGTGATTCCGGTGGCTTTGATCAACCAGGTATGGGTCATCGCCAAAGAATTTGATCTGAACCTTTGGGCTTATCGGGAATGGGAATGGTTTGCCCGGCGTCGCGATGAGTATGTCGAACGTGAAGAACATACCGTGGGATTCGCGGCGAGGATTGTCGAAGGGATTGAAGAGGGGTTTGAAGACTGTCCCAAACTGACAGTGGTCGGGAAGCCGGAGATTGTCGCGTTGTGTGCGCAGAGGATCCGCCAGAAGCTGGGGACAGAACTTGCAGCGACGCAATCACAACCCCGGTTTGTCGACATCACCGTCAAGAGCGCCAACAAAGGCTCAGTAATCACGAGTCTTTCCCGGATTCTTCAGATTCCCGCCGATCGAATCGCCGCCATCGGTGACGGGCCGAATGACGTGGAGATGTTTGCGCGGGCAGGTCTCTCGATTGCCATGGGCAATGGGAGTGAGGCCGTCAAGAAGGCAGCCCGATATGTGACGACGTCGAATGCGGAAGAAGGTTTCGCGGACGGAATCGAGAAGCACATCCTTGGGGGCGCCATGGCAGCCGGGAGATAG
- a CDS encoding MarR family transcriptional regulator produces MTATFQMPLTKRQFERIAAFRHALRRFLRHSERAVRNQGVTPQQYHLILAIKGFPKRNFASIGELAEQLQRNHHSVVELINRTERLGLVKRRPSTEDRRQVFVELTVKGERMLERLIHEHRAEYRILHSSLTTLMESRVGSGGQKLSQWG; encoded by the coding sequence ATGACCGCAACCTTTCAAATGCCCTTAACGAAGCGACAATTCGAGCGGATTGCCGCCTTCCGGCATGCCTTGCGCCGCTTCTTGCGACACAGCGAAAGGGCGGTTCGCAACCAGGGGGTCACCCCCCAACAATATCACCTTATCCTCGCCATTAAGGGGTTCCCTAAACGGAACTTCGCTTCGATCGGAGAACTCGCTGAACAGCTCCAGCGCAACCATCACAGTGTAGTTGAGCTGATCAACCGGACCGAGCGGCTGGGCCTGGTCAAGCGGCGGCCCAGCACGGAGGATCGCCGCCAAGTTTTCGTTGAGTTGACTGTCAAGGGAGAACGGATGCTGGAACGATTGATCCATGAACATAGGGCAGAGTACCGCATTCTGCATTCAAGCCTGACGACGCTCATGGAAAGCCGTGTGGGATCAGGTGGACAGAAATTGAGTCAGTGGGGTTAG
- a CDS encoding class A beta-lactamase-related serine hydrolase: MRYLKILRLAVPTLILFLTWGQWDYGRANTPDARVQLQQIINGSKGNVALAAKNLRTGELIEINAREEVQTASVIKLPIMVEAFYQAQEGRTPLDSLLLLDKANLVQGSGILQDLSDGLILPLRDALTLMIALSDNTATNMVIDSVGIDAVNSRMERLGLVHTRLFKKVFLPPPKPSEEQKKFGLGVTTPADMLKLLEMLARGDLVDKASSEAMISILKKQRDRDQIPRYISYDDLGENASGIQVANKTGALDRVRNDVGLVFTRRGTYLMAIFTWNSADARWTPDNAATLTIAQLARVLFEHFEKAGATP; encoded by the coding sequence ATGCGTTACCTCAAGATTCTTCGGTTGGCGGTTCCCACTCTCATTCTCTTTCTAACGTGGGGACAATGGGACTATGGACGAGCAAACACCCCGGACGCTCGCGTTCAACTTCAGCAAATTATCAACGGCTCTAAAGGAAACGTCGCGCTTGCCGCCAAGAATCTCCGCACCGGTGAACTCATAGAGATTAATGCCCGCGAAGAAGTGCAGACCGCCAGCGTCATCAAACTCCCGATCATGGTAGAAGCGTTTTATCAGGCGCAGGAAGGCCGAACGCCACTCGATTCACTGCTCTTGCTGGATAAAGCGAACCTGGTTCAGGGCTCGGGTATTTTGCAGGACCTTTCCGATGGTTTGATCCTGCCCCTGCGGGACGCGCTCACTTTGATGATTGCCTTGAGCGATAACACTGCGACGAACATGGTGATCGATTCCGTTGGCATTGATGCCGTGAACTCCCGGATGGAAAGGTTGGGGCTGGTTCATACAAGGCTTTTCAAAAAAGTATTCCTCCCGCCGCCGAAGCCAAGTGAGGAACAGAAGAAATTTGGTTTGGGTGTCACTACGCCCGCAGACATGCTCAAGCTTTTGGAAATGCTGGCGCGCGGCGACCTCGTCGACAAGGCCAGTTCCGAAGCCATGATTTCCATCCTTAAGAAGCAGCGGGACCGCGATCAGATTCCCCGCTACATCAGTTATGACGATCTGGGGGAAAACGCAAGCGGGATTCAGGTCGCAAATAAAACGGGGGCGTTGGATCGTGTCCGGAACGATGTGGGATTGGTCTTCACCCGAAGAGGGACGTATCTAATGGCGATCTTCACATGGAATTCCGCGGACGCCCGGTGGACTCCTGACAATGCCGCCACTCTTACGATTGCCCAGCTGGCCAGGGTGCTCTTCGAACATTTCGAAAAAGCAGGTGCCACGCCTTGA
- a CDS encoding DUF1343 domain-containing protein, with the protein MAAVIRSLVLGVFFLILLPMTMAAGDIQTGLDVLIASDFSQLQGRRIGLITNQSGIDRGWTSTIDLLSRAPGVKLVALFSPEHGIRGIEDRPVTSTVDEKTHLPVYSLYSEKQRRPTDEMLQGIDTLVYDIQDVGARFYTYITTLAYTMEAAAQHHLKYVVLDRPNPITGLRVEGPALDPKHASFVGYFPGMPTRHAMTVGELAQLFNEEKKIGADLEVIQMRGWRRWQWYDETGLPWVPPSPNLRNMNEALLYPAVAVVEGANVSVGRGTDTPFEVLGAPWIDGVQLAKKVLAARVAGLRVYPIHFTPSARPFANESCGGIFLMVVERDSFDTGKAMLAVVSALQQLYPVKFQIEKILPLLGSEALLQQLGNGADMKSLHRFLSADEDRFKKIREKYLIYK; encoded by the coding sequence TTGGCCGCCGTGATTCGATCCCTCGTTCTGGGCGTGTTTTTCCTGATCCTGTTGCCGATGACAATGGCTGCCGGCGACATTCAGACAGGATTGGATGTCCTCATCGCTTCCGACTTTTCTCAACTTCAGGGACGTCGAATCGGGTTGATTACAAACCAGAGCGGCATCGACCGCGGGTGGACCAGCACCATTGACCTTCTCTCGAGGGCGCCGGGTGTCAAGTTGGTCGCGCTTTTTTCTCCGGAACACGGGATTCGCGGCATCGAAGACCGGCCGGTGACTTCCACCGTGGATGAAAAGACCCATCTCCCCGTTTACAGCCTGTATTCAGAGAAGCAGAGGCGGCCGACTGATGAGATGCTGCAGGGAATCGATACCCTCGTGTACGACATTCAGGATGTGGGGGCCCGTTTTTACACTTATATTACGACCCTGGCCTACACCATGGAAGCCGCGGCACAGCACCATCTCAAGTATGTGGTGCTCGATCGACCAAACCCCATTACAGGGCTGCGTGTGGAAGGCCCGGCACTCGATCCCAAGCATGCGTCTTTTGTGGGCTATTTTCCCGGGATGCCGACCCGCCATGCCATGACGGTGGGCGAATTGGCTCAACTGTTCAATGAGGAAAAGAAGATCGGGGCGGATTTGGAAGTGATTCAGATGCGGGGGTGGCGTCGGTGGCAATGGTACGATGAGACCGGGCTCCCATGGGTTCCTCCCTCGCCCAACTTGCGAAATATGAACGAAGCACTCCTCTACCCCGCGGTAGCGGTTGTTGAGGGGGCCAATGTCTCCGTCGGACGTGGAACCGACACTCCCTTTGAGGTGTTGGGCGCTCCCTGGATTGACGGGGTCCAGCTGGCAAAAAAAGTTCTCGCCGCACGAGTGGCCGGGTTGCGGGTGTATCCAATTCACTTCACTCCAAGTGCCCGGCCCTTTGCGAATGAATCTTGTGGCGGCATCTTTCTCATGGTGGTGGAGCGGGATTCGTTCGATACGGGGAAGGCGATGCTGGCCGTTGTGTCAGCCCTGCAGCAACTCTATCCCGTCAAGTTTCAGATCGAGAAAATTCTCCCGCTCCTGGGTAGCGAAGCGCTTTTGCAACAGCTGGGGAATGGCGCTGATATGAAGAGCCTTCACCGCTTTTTGTCGGCCGATGAAGACCGTTTCAAGAAAATCCGCGAAAAGTATCTCATCTATAAATAA